From Epinephelus lanceolatus isolate andai-2023 chromosome 12, ASM4190304v1, whole genome shotgun sequence, the proteins below share one genomic window:
- the LOC117272235 gene encoding tripartite motif-containing protein 16-like protein — protein MSQKRVKLNHETSCCSICLDLLKEPVTVPCGHSYCMDCIQSFLDKEDLKKSCSCAQSSKSSTPRPVLETDTMLAVSAAAERAERQRELEASLKKIEQRIQNAEKDMKVLRLEMEKINDSADKAVDNSDEIFTELIRLTKKKCSDVKQQVRSQQKTEVSRIRQLQEKLEQEITELKRKEAELKELSHTEDRIQILQNDLSFTSLSESSELPSTKIRPLRYFEDVTAAVSELRDKLQDVLREKWTNISQPVTEMDVLTTNPQPEPKTRTEFLQYSCAITLDPNTVNTQLSLSEGDKRATLMRDEQSYSSHPDRFIRWRQVLSRESLTGRCYWEVEWSRKRVTVAVAYKNISRAGSMTECAFGFNDKSWALECNSSSSYKFIHSGNKTPITGPWSSRVGVYLDHSAGILSFYSVSETMTLLHRVQTTFTQPLYAGLWFSGYTGATAQFCELK, from the coding sequence ATGTCTCAGAAAAGAGTTAAGCTGAACCATGAGACTTCCTGTTGTTCAATCTGTCTGGATCTACTGAAGGAACCAGTGACTGTTCCCTGTGGACACAGCTACTGCATGGACTGTATTCAAAGCTTCTTGGATAAAGAGGATCTGAAGAAAAGCTGCAGCTGCGCTCAGAGTAGCAAGAGCTCCACACCGAGGCCTGTGCTGGAGACAGACACCATGTTAGCAgtctcagctgcagcagagagggctgagaggcagagagagctggaggcGAGTCTGAAAAAAATTGAGCAGAGAATCCAGAATGCAGAGAAAGACATGAAAGTGCTTCGGCTGGAAATGGAGAAAATTAATGACTCTGCTGATAAAGCAGTGGACAACAGTGATGAGATCTTCACAGAGCTGATCCGTCTTACCAAGAAAAAATGCtctgatgtgaagcagcaggTCAGATCCCAGCAGAAAACTGAGGTGAGTCGAATCAGACAGCTtcaggagaagctggagcaggagatcactgagctgaagaggaaagaAGCTGAGCTGAAggagctctcacacacagaggatcgcatccagattttacaaaatgatctctcatttacAAGTCTCAGTGAATCATCAGAGCTACCCAGCACCAAAATCCGTCCTCTGAGGTACTTTGAGGATGTGACAGCAGCTGTGTCAGAGCTCAGAGATAAACTACAGGACGTTCTGAGAGAGAAATGGACAAACATCTCACAGCCAGTGACTGAAATGGATGTGCTTACTACAAATCCACAACCAGAGCCCAAGACCAGAACTGAATTCTTACAGTATTCATGTGCCATCACTCTGGATCCAAACACAGTTAACACACAGCTGTCATTATCTGAGGGGGACAAAAGAGCAACATTAATGAGAGATGAACAATCTTATTCTAGTCACCCAGACAGATTCATCAGATGGCGTCAGGTCCTGAGTAGAGAGAGTCTGACTGGacgttgttactgggaggtggagtggagcAGGAAAAGAGTTACAGTGGCAGTCGCATACAAGAATATCAGCAGAGCAGGGTCCATGACTGAGTGTGCCTTTGGATTCAACGACAAGTCTTGGGCATTAgagtgtaacagcagcagtagttaTAAGTTCATACATAGCGGCAACAAAACTCCCATCACAGGCCCGTGGTCCTCCAGAGTAGGAGTGTACCTGGATCACAgtgcaggtattctgtccttctacagcgtctctgaaaccatgactctcctccacagagtccagaccacattcactcagcctctctatgCTGGACTTTGGTTTAGTGGTTATACTGGAGCCACTGCTCAGTTCTGTGAGCTGAAGTAG